The following are encoded together in the Phaseolus vulgaris cultivar G19833 chromosome 9, P. vulgaris v2.0, whole genome shotgun sequence genome:
- the LOC137822975 gene encoding uncharacterized protein yields the protein MCIALFLWQCHPLYPFLLLNNRDEYHNRPTKPACWWEDCDILGGRDEIAMGTWLACSTQGRVAFLTNVLELHTLPEAKSRGDLPVQFLKSSKQPKEFADSLKSEAHYYNGFNLILADIESKSMVYISNRPKGQAITIEEVAPGLHVLSNDKLDSPWHKSLRLELSFKEHVGKYGEGEIGVKEVIEKVMKDRVKADKSVLPHICSLDWEFNLSSIFVEVETPLGVYGTRSSAALTVKSSGEASFYELYLEDTKWKEHVIDFHIGKLK from the exons ATGTGTATAGCTTTGTTTCTTTGGCAATGCCACCCACTGTACCCTTTTCTACTTTTGAACAACAGAGATGAATATCACAACAG GCCTACGAAGCCGGCGTGTTGGTGGGAAGATTGCGATATTTTGGGAGGAAGAGACGAAATAGCAATGGGAACATGGTTGGCTTGTTCTACACAAGGAAGGGTGGCTTTTCTCACCAATGTTTTGGAGCTTCATACCCTCCCTGAGGCCAAAAGTCGTGGAGACCTACCCGTCCAATTTCTTAAG AGCAGCAAACAACCGAAGGAATTTGCAGACAGCCTAAAATCAGAGGCTCATTATTACAACGGATTCAACTTAATCTTGGCGGATATTGAGTCGAAATCAATGGTGTACATCTCCAACAGGCCCAAGGGACAAGCTATTACCATTGAAGAGGTTGCACCAGGGCTGCATGTACTTTCAAATGATAAGTTAGATTCGCCGTGGCACAAG TCTCTGCGCCTTGAACTAAGTTTCAAAGAACACGTTGGCAAATACGGGGAAGGTGAGATTGGTGTGAAGGAGGTAATTGAAAAGGTAATGAAGGACAGAGTTAAAGCTGACAAAAGCGTACTACCTCATATATGCTCACTTGATTGGGAATTCAACCTCAGCTCCATTTTCGTTGAAGTAGAAACACCACTA GGTGTATATGGCACAAGGAGTAGTGCTGCATTGACAGTAAAATCAAGTGGGGAAGCAAGTTTCTATGAGCTTTATCTGGAGGATACCAAGTGGAAGGAACATGTAATCGATTTCCATATTGGGAAATTGAAGTAG